AATCTCATAGACGGCGTCGTCGGTCTGTATTTTTTTATACCCATAATCTATCCAACATCTGCTTTAGAGATTTTCAAATTCCGCGATTTGGGCGTCGCCTTTCAATTTAACTATCGCTTTTTTCCATTTGGAAGTCTTGCCTTCGTAACGGCCCATTCTCTTGACTTTGCCGGGCATTACCATAGTCCAAATCGAATCGACTTCAACATTAAAAAGCTCTTCTATGGCATGCTTTATCTGATTTTTATTGGCTCGTATTTCAACGGCAAAAAGATATTTGCCATTGGCTTCCTTGGCGATCGCCGATTTCTCGGTAGCGAGAAACTGCTTAATTATTCTCTGAGCTTCCATCAGGAAAATACCTCCTCGATCTCCTTGAGTCCCGATATTGTAATTACCAGGATTTCCGCATTAAGAACATCATAGGCATTTGTCAAGCGGGCACGAGAAACCTTTATCCCCGGCAAATTACGAGCAGCCCAGTAAGGATTTGGTTTCATGCCTTCATCAAGTATAAGGACTTTTTTCCCGACTAAATCCAGATTTCCCAGGAGCGTTTTAAG
This portion of the Candidatus Zixiibacteriota bacterium genome encodes:
- the rplW gene encoding 50S ribosomal protein L23, with the protein product MEAQRIIKQFLATEKSAIAKEANGKYLFAVEIRANKNQIKHAIEELFNVEVDSIWTMVMPGKVKRMGRYEGKTSKWKKAIVKLKGDAQIAEFENL